The DNA window TTTCTTGTTCTCTCTTTGCAGTGAATATAGCCACTTCATTGCAGGAGGAAACTCTTATGGTGGCAAATGACTACATGGACTTTTGCATTGGAATAAAGAGGACACCTCCCAGCGAGTCCGCTAAAGCCATGCGATACCTGGCAAAGGACGTTGAGAGTATTTACGGGTTCAGACTGCGCCCACTTGTGCAGTTGTTCTTGGTCAGCAGTGGCTTTGATACCTGGACCAAACTCAGGAATATGATGCTGGAGGTTATTGGAGGTGAAATGATGAGCTGGGGACAGATTGTGTCTCTCTTCGCCTTCATGGGAATACTGGCAGTTCAACTGTCTACTGGGGAAGAAGATGTCACCTGCAGTAGACGGCTAGCGGAGATGATGACAGATGTTCTCATTGGAGAAAAACAAGAATGGATGATCCAAAATGGAGGCTGGGTAGGTGCAtgtaattttgtaattaaaaactGCTCCTTTTATGTACAGTAGTTTCCTGTttcttctgtacctgcttggGTGTCCCCCTCCTCTTTGTCTCAAAGGTTGCAGCTGGCATTtatcctctctctgtctcttgtGTAGAGGGGGTTCGTGGACTATGTCCACACAGTCAGACCTGGATATCCAGAGTCACCTGTGAAGACAGCTCTTCTCGCAGCTGCAAATGTGGCAATTGCAGGGATTGCCTGTCTTCTTGTACGTTAGTGTATTTCTGTTCCATGTTATTCAGAGAAATGTTTTCCTGAAAGatttttgatcaagtttttgttaatttgtttatGTACATATGGTTGACTGTTGTTTCCCTCATGACCCTTTTCTTGGAAGTTAGAAATTACTTATAGTCTGTTTGGTATATTTGTTTCACTTTCTGATATTGTTACCCGTACAGTTGTACAGTATAAAACCttcaaaaaaaatgttaatagtTATAATCAAATTAATTGTGTTAAACAATTTCT is part of the Paramormyrops kingsleyae isolate MSU_618 chromosome 17, PKINGS_0.4, whole genome shotgun sequence genome and encodes:
- the LOC111851358 gene encoding anti-apoptotic protein NR13-like isoform X1; translated protein: MGILKFACATGAVAAAAGTWYLYRRFRRTPEQGEVNIATSLQEETLMVANDYMDFCIGIKRTPPSESAKAMRYLAKDVESIYGFRLRPLVQLFLVSSGFDTWTKLRNMMLEVIGGEMMSWGQIVSLFAFMGILAVQLSTGEEDVTCSRRLAEMMTDVLIGEKQEWMIQNGGWRGFVDYVHTVRPGYPESPVKTALLAAANVAIAGIACLLIRHLLKRTLPGLVQSFFVIIRKLPGTSIL
- the LOC111851358 gene encoding anti-apoptotic protein NR13-like isoform X2, whose protein sequence is MGILKFACATGAVAAAAGTWYLYRRFRRTPEQGEVNIATSLQEETLMVANDYMDFCIGIKRTPPSESAKAMRYLAKDVESIYGFRLRPLVQLFLVSSGFDTWTKLRNMMLEVIGGEMMSWGQIVSLFAFMGILAVQLSTGEEDVTCSRRLAEMMTDVLIGEKQEWMIQNGGWIRHLLKRTLPGLVQSFFVIIRKLPGTSIL
- the LOC111851358 gene encoding anti-apoptotic protein NR13-like isoform X3 — protein: MVANDYMDFCIGIKRTPPSESAKAMRYLAKDVESIYGFRLRPLVQLFLVSSGFDTWTKLRNMMLEVIGGEMMSWGQIVSLFAFMGILAVQLSTGEEDVTCSRRLAEMMTDVLIGEKQEWMIQNGGWRGFVDYVHTVRPGYPESPVKTALLAAANVAIAGIACLLIRHLLKRTLPGLVQSFFVIIRKLPGTSIL